GGCGTAGTCGGCCTCGACGCGCGAGCGCATGCGGGCCTCGTAGTCCATCCTCTCGTCGGTCGCGGCCATGGGGTCGGCGACGCGCCCCGGAGAGGTGCCGGGGCGGTAGGACTGCGCGCGCGGCCCCTCCCTGGAGGCCATGCGCGCGAGGGCCCGCCTCGTGCGCTCCGCCTCGATCGCCGAGCGCCTCGCCGCCTCCATGAGGTCCCTCGCGTACGCCCACTCGCTCATGAGCCGATCGCCCGGTCGGTTTGAGTAGGTTCGAGTAGGTTCGAGTAGGTTCGAGCCACGGTCGCGGTCATCTTCCGTCCTCCCTCGTCCACTGCTCCGCCATCGCCCTCGCGATGCCCGGGTACGTCCTTCCCCTGAGCCTCTGCCTGTCCGGCCCCGGGGCCATGTGGTGCACCCGGTGCGCCATGGCGTCGGGGAGCCGCGCCATCTCGTCTGACACGTCATGCGTCGGCACGAGCGGCGGCAGGCCCCTGAGCCACAGGCACGTGGCCTTGGTCTCCGGGTGGCCGAACTGCCACGGCTGGATGACCTGGTCCGGCTTGCGGTACAGGCGGCTCATGATGCCGACCGGGTTCTCCACCGCCACCCTCGGCACGTGGTCGAGCGTCGCGAGGGCGAGGAAGAGCCCGATCGCCGACTGCTGCCTGCCGTCGCGCCTCTTCTCGCCGAACCACCTGGCGCCGGAGCACGCGAGGTGCGTGCACGGCGGGAAGGCGATGACCATGTCCCACGCGAGCTTGGCGACCTCGACGGCGTCCGCCCGGACGTGCCACTCCGGGTGCGCGCCGCCCGTCGGGAGCAGGTCGCAGCTGTATGCCTCGTGCCCGAGCCTTCTGAGCTCCGACGTGACGGCCTGCGACTCCTCGCAGGCGCAGAGGACCCTCATGGCCGGCTCGCCCCCTCCCTCATGAACAGCACCCAGTGCGTCTTGCTCGCCTTCGGCCTGCGGTTGCCGAGAATGGGCGTCGCCGGGCAGCATGCCAGCACGTCCCTGAGCGGTATGCGGTACTCGCACCACTTGAAGACCAGCACGCCGCCCGGCCTGAGCACACGAAGGCACTCCGAGAAGCCCTCCGTGAGGTCGCGCCTCCATCCCTTCGGGTCGAGCTTGCCGTACTTGCCCACCTGCCATCCGGCGCCCACGTCCAGGTGCGGCGGGTCGAAGACCACGAGTGAGAACGACTCGTCGGGGAACGGTAGGTCGCGGAAGTCGGAGACGACGTCCGGGCTCACGTCGAGGGCGCGGCCGTCGCAGAGCGTCATGTGGCGCGGGTGGAGGTCGCAGAACGTGACCCTGGGGTCGGCCTTGTCGAAGTAGAAGCTCCTCGGCCCGCAGCACACGTCAAGAGCGGGGCCCATCACTCGCCCCCCAGCTCGCTCAGCTCGCCCAGCTCCGCGCAGGGGATGCCGATCGCCTCGGCGACGGCGCGCTCAAGCCTCGCGCCCGCGCTGCCCTCCCAGCCGGGCAGCGAGACCAGGAGGTCGTACTCGGTGGAGGGGCCCATCAAGGTCGCCGCCAGCTCCCCCAGGCACACGAGCATGGCCTCCTCGTGGGTGAAGTAGGCAGCCACGCGCTTCATCGGGTTGAAGACGTACCTGGCACCAACGCCGATGCACGTCATCTCGGCGTCCAGGAACCTCTGACACGCGTCTTCCCTCGCCAGGCCCGTGACCGGGCCCGAGAGGAAGACGAACTTGCCCTTAAGGCCACTCATCTCGCGGCCCCTCCTATCTTCCGCAGACGGCGGGCGATGAACCGAAGCGGCTCGTAGGGCTCGTCCGGGTCCTGCTCGGAGTCCACCCAGCGGTCTATCTCGTCGGCCAGTGACGCGCCGAGGTCCGTCACGCTTGAGTCGTGCTCGAAGCCGATGGTCACCATCACGGCCCCCTTCTGGTACTCGATGTGGGTCACTTCCCCGACCCCGGTCCCGCCGAGCGTGGTCTGGAGCATGTCGCCCGGGAGTATCGGCATCCCGTCGGCGTCCCTGGGCGCCCGCAGGAGCCCGTGGGCGGCCAGCTCCTCGTCGCCCCTCTCGACGTACCAGTCGTCAGGCAGCTCGCAGAGCTCGCGGATGCGGGCGAGCGCGTGGCACCCATCCGTGTACCACATCGACACCCCCTCGCTCTCGATCCCGAGGACATGGAGCAGGCCTCTCAGCACGTCGCGCGCGACGCTGCCCATGTCGAACGTAACCTCGTCTGCCCTCGCCGCGATGGCGCGGCGCTCGTCACTCGTGATCATCCCTCGTCCTCATCTCCCGTCACCCTCGCCCCGCATTCAGGGCAGTAGTTCGGCAGCAGGGACTCGTCCTCTATCTCGATGCCGAGGTTGCTCCCGCACTCCGAGCAGTAGTACTCGCCGTCCGCGAGGTTGTTCGCCTCGCACGTCGGGTCGATCAGGTCGGCCAGGCGGTATATCGCCTGCTCATAGCCGAGGCTGAAGTTCCCACCCTCCTCCAGAGACCCCGCGACGTTGCGATACATGGAGTTCCCGTTCTTCATCACGAGCTTCGGTGCAAGCGCCACGTCAGCCTCGCGGTCGTCGTACTCCCGTGCGTCCCTGCGGCACTCCAGCAGCCTCCTTGCCACATCGCGCCTCTCGTCACTCATCTTCCCTCCTCCATCTCGGCGCACTCCCGCTCCTCCGCGCGGACGATGTTTAGGTAGAGCGCGAACTCTCCCTGCACGTCCCCGCTCTCGCACCCGCACCAGTCCCAGAAGCCCTCAAGGAAGGGCTCGCACTCCCGGCACGCGTGGCGCGAGAAGGGTCCCTCCTCGTCTATCCCGTGCTCCAGCAGGGCCTCCTCGCCGGCCGCGATCGGCTCTCCGCAGTAGGAGCACCGGTGGGGCCTGCGGCACCTGACCCACTTGGCCTCGTACGCGTCACATCCCATCGCCGTCTCCCTCCCTGAGGCTCGCATATCGCATGTGCGCCCATATGCACCTGCCGTGGGGCAGGCGGTCGGCCTCCCCCTCGGCCTCGGCCTCCGCCATGCCGTCCTCGATGAGGGCGTCCACCACGTCGTCCCTGTCGTCGTAGACCCGCGTGTCATACGACCACCACCTGCCGAGGCGGGCGCCCGCGAGCTCCAGGACGTACCAGTCGAGGTCCTCTCCGGTGCCGTCCCCGCCCATCTTGAGGACGGGCAGCCCCGGGTTATCCGCCATCAGCCTGGCGAGCTCCTCCTGCGGCGTCACCGGTACCGCCCCCTCTCCTCGTTGGCCCGCCTGACGTCCTCCATCGCGCGGTCGAGCTCAGCCTGCGTGGCGCCGAGCGCGGCCGCGAGGTTGAGCGCCGCCTGGATGACGTCGAACGTGTCTGCGTGGACCCAGTACCTCATCCCTCGACCCCCGTTCCCCTCAGCGCCTCGCGCAGGTCCCTGGCCATGCCCCTCAGGTCCCCCGCCGCGACGAGGACCCCCTCCCAGGCGTGGGCCTCGTCTGCGAGGTCCTCCAGCTGGCGAGCCACGTCCGCCACGGGTCCCAGCCTCTCCCTGACCGCGTGCAGGAGCCTCTTGCGCCCGTGCGCATCCGCGATCTCGCGGGGGAGGTCGAGGTCGTCCTCCATCCGGTAGGCGACCTTCCCATCGTGCGTGTCGTCCCTGACCATCGCCTGCGTCCTCCCCATGGCCTTCTGGGCCAGGATCGCCCTCACCCACGTGCCCTCCTCCGTGAGACTACTCGCGAGACTGATGACCTCCGGGTC
The DNA window shown above is from Olsenella sp. oral taxon 807 and carries:
- a CDS encoding DUF4406 domain-containing protein, which codes for MSGLKGKFVFLSGPVTGLAREDACQRFLDAEMTCIGVGARYVFNPMKRVAAYFTHEEAMLVCLGELAATLMGPSTEYDLLVSLPGWEGSAGARLERAVAEAIGIPCAELGELSELGGE
- a CDS encoding class I SAM-dependent methyltransferase produces the protein MGPALDVCCGPRSFYFDKADPRVTFCDLHPRHMTLCDGRALDVSPDVVSDFRDLPFPDESFSLVVFDPPHLDVGAGWQVGKYGKLDPKGWRRDLTEGFSECLRVLRPGGVLVFKWCEYRIPLRDVLACCPATPILGNRRPKASKTHWVLFMREGASRP